The following are encoded in a window of uncultured Flavobacterium sp. genomic DNA:
- a CDS encoding MFS transporter, with product MNSPVKAIHPIYNLQFALVCLSSLLFSASFNMLIPELPEYLSKMGGAEYKGLIVALFTLTAGISRPFSGRLTDTLGRVPVMAVGSIVCFVCGILYPVLGTVSGFLFLRLIHGFSTGFKPTATAAYVADIVPRERWGEALGLHGLCFSIGMALGPAIGSTIKIYSSMNMLFYASSVFALLSIIILMNMKETLKYKQRFSFRILKISRKDIIAVEVLPAAIVTFLSYMAYGVILTLIPDWSQHLGITNKGLFFMVFTITSVMIRFGAGKASDKYGRLRIIAIGLFFLIASLIIVGFSTSISGLLLGAALYGVSTGIVSPALNAWTVDMSFAEHRGKAMATMYIALEAGIGLGALIAGWMYQDVIAKIPMLMYASAAMVFLALGYVSMRLRKVEKV from the coding sequence ATGAATTCCCCTGTCAAAGCCATTCATCCAATTTATAATCTTCAGTTTGCATTAGTATGTTTAAGTTCGTTACTTTTTTCTGCCAGCTTTAACATGTTAATTCCTGAACTTCCTGAATATCTGAGTAAAATGGGTGGGGCAGAGTATAAAGGATTGATTGTAGCACTTTTTACATTAACAGCAGGAATTTCAAGGCCTTTTAGCGGTCGTTTGACTGATACTTTAGGGAGAGTTCCCGTTATGGCTGTAGGATCAATTGTTTGTTTTGTTTGTGGTATTCTTTATCCTGTTTTAGGAACAGTTTCCGGTTTTTTATTCCTGCGACTGATTCATGGATTTTCTACGGGATTTAAACCTACGGCAACAGCAGCTTATGTTGCAGATATTGTTCCAAGAGAACGTTGGGGTGAAGCTTTAGGCTTGCATGGACTTTGCTTTTCTATAGGAATGGCTTTGGGGCCCGCCATCGGGAGTACGATTAAAATATATTCGTCTATGAATATGCTTTTCTATGCATCTTCTGTTTTTGCTCTTTTGTCGATCATAATTTTGATGAATATGAAGGAAACTTTAAAATACAAACAGCGTTTTAGCTTTCGTATTCTAAAGATTTCAAGAAAAGACATTATTGCTGTAGAAGTGTTACCGGCAGCAATAGTAACATTTCTTTCTTATATGGCTTATGGCGTGATTTTGACTCTAATTCCTGATTGGAGTCAGCATTTAGGAATTACCAATAAAGGTTTGTTTTTTATGGTCTTTACCATTACTTCGGTAATGATTCGTTTTGGAGCCGGAAAAGCATCTGACAAATATGGACGTTTACGTATAATAGCAATTGGATTATTCTTTTTAATTGCATCATTAATCATTGTTGGATTTTCTACATCAATCAGCGGACTTTTATTAGGAGCAGCACTTTATGGAGTCTCTACCGGAATTGTTTCTCCGGCTTTAAATGCCTGGACTGTTGATATGAGTTTTGCTGAACATCGCGGTAAAGCCATGGCAACCATGTATATTGCTCTTGAAGCAGGAATTGGTCTTGGTGCACTTATAGCAGGATGGATGTATCAGGATGTGATTGCTAAAATCCCAATGCTTATGTATGCTAGTGCAGCAATGGTTTTCCTGGCTTTAGGTTATGTTTCGATGCGGTTACGAAAAGTTGAAAAAGTTTAA
- a CDS encoding amidohydrolase family protein → MNNIYKNAHTHIFTMNNAPKDFLKLFLPSFLAKPADNFTNTDFGAWVVRLLASGNNGAAKRYATFLQIGKSKYQTDIFENLMSRYPNETFQFVTLCQNLEYLGVGRSVSGFEGQIEEVIDIKRKYPTNILPFFGLDPRWKSDENEIQKTVERYFETKIEVGGTYVYPFQGLKIYPSTGHYAFDKKLKKTFEWAADKGVPVMTHTYYLGGIFNYDKNYITHNLNPIDPYTGKVYDVPQFIEERGSFISRLLGTQKRENCKHSCSYFLEPHSYESMLNSIKDLKICFAHFGGVDQIKASMGLNNQNNQINPYGVLQKNWFSQIQDLMSQYPNVYTDISYDVAECLAKENNMLYKVFFDEADKSYGKQILFGTDYFMTEKDSLEENAVQGFRNYASTAKLQNGNSLWDQMARTNINNYLQSKYY, encoded by the coding sequence ATGAATAATATATATAAAAATGCCCACACGCACATATTCACTATGAATAATGCTCCTAAAGATTTTCTGAAATTATTTTTGCCTTCTTTTTTGGCAAAACCGGCAGATAATTTTACCAATACTGATTTTGGTGCCTGGGTTGTCAGGCTTTTAGCTAGTGGAAATAATGGAGCGGCTAAAAGATATGCGACGTTTTTGCAAATTGGCAAAAGCAAATATCAGACAGATATTTTTGAAAACTTAATGTCGCGTTATCCTAACGAAACATTTCAATTTGTTACGCTGTGTCAAAACCTGGAATACCTTGGCGTTGGTAGATCTGTCAGCGGATTTGAGGGGCAAATTGAAGAAGTTATTGATATAAAAAGAAAATATCCAACCAATATTTTGCCTTTTTTCGGACTTGATCCCAGATGGAAAAGTGACGAGAATGAAATTCAGAAAACTGTAGAACGTTATTTTGAAACCAAAATTGAAGTTGGAGGAACTTATGTTTATCCTTTTCAGGGATTAAAAATTTATCCGAGTACAGGTCATTATGCTTTTGATAAAAAACTGAAAAAAACCTTTGAATGGGCGGCTGACAAAGGAGTGCCTGTAATGACGCACACGTATTATCTGGGAGGAATCTTTAATTATGATAAAAATTATATCACACATAACCTTAATCCAATTGATCCTTATACAGGGAAGGTTTATGATGTACCCCAATTTATTGAAGAAAGAGGAAGCTTTATCAGTAGACTTTTAGGAACACAAAAAAGAGAAAATTGTAAACACAGTTGTTCTTATTTTCTGGAACCACATTCATATGAATCAATGCTTAATTCAATTAAAGATCTTAAAATATGTTTTGCTCACTTTGGTGGTGTAGATCAAATAAAAGCATCAATGGGGCTGAATAACCAGAACAATCAGATTAATCCTTATGGAGTTTTGCAAAAAAACTGGTTCAGTCAAATACAAGATTTGATGTCTCAATATCCAAATGTTTATACGGATATATCTTATGATGTAGCAGAATGTCTGGCAAAAGAAAACAACATGCTGTATAAAGTGTTTTTTGATGAGGCTGATAAGTCATATGGAAAACAGATACTTTTTGGTACTGATTATTTTATGACAGAAAAAGATAGTTTAGAAGAAAACGCTGTCCAAGGTTTTAGAAATTATGCATCGACCGCCAAGCTCCAAAACGGAAATTCGCTATGGGATCAAATGGCAAGAACTAACATTAATAACTATTTGCAAAGTAAGTATTATTGA
- a CDS encoding YbbC/YhhH family protein has product MKNKILSAFIPLLLLISYDISAQEKGDKKIVYERSNVYVDDPLPNNLVPNKQTAIKIAEAVWLPIYGKKIYNEKPFTAELTSSGIWIVKGTLKDLDLGAKGGVAYIEIQKSDCKILKIYHGK; this is encoded by the coding sequence ATGAAAAATAAAATTTTATCAGCTTTTATTCCTTTATTGTTGCTTATTAGTTACGATATAAGCGCACAAGAAAAAGGTGACAAGAAAATCGTTTACGAAAGAAGTAATGTATATGTTGATGATCCTCTTCCAAATAATTTGGTACCTAACAAACAGACAGCCATTAAAATTGCTGAAGCAGTTTGGCTGCCAATTTATGGAAAAAAAATATATAATGAGAAACCATTTACAGCAGAACTTACCAGTTCAGGTATTTGGATTGTGAAAGGAACTTTAAAAGATCTTGATCTTGGAGCTAAAGGAGGTGTTGCATATATAGAAATACAAAAAAGTGATTGTAAGATATTAAAAATTTATCATGGAAAATAA
- a CDS encoding phytanoyl-CoA dioxygenase family protein: MREPWTILEELWRRTLHPSNSLTNDTQTWDDEIKTLYQLGIGMEDALQFLYFYKPDFKTFKIWINTRKKNENTESENFTEEVLSEEDLQFWNKNGYVIVKNAISKKDCEDTQQAIWEYLKIDPNKKETWYNRHEDQKGLMLNFSDHETLNKNRFSPRIKKAYEQLYNTDKIYKTIDKVSFNPPETDDFIFLGSPLHWDTSLKQPIKFGLQGLLYLTDCGIDDGAFHCVPGFHNEINDWLNNLEPDENPRNKAISTLQPKAITGNAGDFIIWNNTLPHCATPNKGKNPRMVQYLTYLPNDYNTAGEWI; this comes from the coding sequence ATGAGAGAACCTTGGACTATTCTTGAAGAACTATGGAGACGTACTTTGCATCCTTCCAATTCTTTAACTAATGATACTCAAACCTGGGATGATGAAATAAAAACGCTATATCAATTAGGTATTGGTATGGAAGATGCACTACAGTTTTTATACTTTTACAAACCTGATTTTAAGACTTTTAAAATCTGGATCAATACTAGGAAAAAAAACGAAAATACCGAATCTGAAAATTTCACAGAAGAAGTTCTCTCAGAAGAAGACCTTCAATTTTGGAATAAAAATGGTTATGTAATTGTAAAAAATGCTATCTCAAAAAAAGATTGTGAAGATACGCAACAAGCTATTTGGGAGTACTTAAAAATAGATCCCAACAAGAAAGAAACCTGGTACAACAGACATGAAGATCAAAAAGGATTAATGCTTAATTTTTCAGATCACGAAACCTTAAATAAGAACAGATTTTCGCCAAGGATAAAAAAAGCATACGAACAACTTTATAATACAGATAAAATATACAAAACTATTGACAAAGTAAGTTTTAACCCGCCTGAAACTGATGATTTTATTTTCTTAGGAAGTCCGCTTCATTGGGATACAAGCTTAAAACAACCCATAAAATTTGGACTTCAGGGACTACTCTATCTCACTGATTGTGGCATTGATGATGGCGCATTTCACTGCGTTCCGGGATTTCACAACGAAATAAATGATTGGCTGAATAATCTTGAACCAGACGAAAATCCCAGAAATAAAGCTATTTCTACATTACAGCCTAAAGCTATAACAGGTAACGCTGGCGATTTTATAATCTGGAATAATACTTTACCGCATTGTGCTACACCAAATAAAGGAAAAAATCCAAGAATGGTTCAATATCTTACCTATTTACCAAATGATTATAATACTGCCGGAGAATGGATATAG
- a CDS encoding BlaI/MecI/CopY family transcriptional regulator — MIKLAKREEQIMQVFWDLDKAFIRDIIPLLPDPKPHYNSVATIVKILKDKGFLNSETAGNMHCFFPIISREEYQQFALKDIVSQYFDNSYPRMLAFFAKEQKLTENDLDEIVNIIKKGKV, encoded by the coding sequence ATGATAAAACTAGCTAAACGAGAAGAACAAATCATGCAGGTATTTTGGGATTTAGACAAAGCCTTCATAAGAGATATAATTCCATTACTGCCAGATCCAAAACCACATTACAACAGTGTGGCTACAATAGTGAAGATACTTAAAGATAAAGGATTCCTGAATAGTGAAACAGCAGGGAACATGCATTGCTTTTTTCCTATAATCAGTCGGGAAGAATACCAACAATTTGCCTTAAAGGATATTGTTAGCCAGTATTTTGATAATTCGTATCCAAGAATGCTGGCCTTTTTTGCAAAAGAACAAAAGCTTACAGAGAACGATTTGGATGAAATAGTAAACATCATTAAAAAAGGAAAAGTATGA